A part of Rhodohalobacter barkolensis genomic DNA contains:
- a CDS encoding serine/threonine protein kinase, which yields MSLDWEKVESIVDRAISLPIEEREAFIKKECETSAELLNEVRSMLESIQHSEGWMDEPDLLKEQFLTDIKNEKNDFLDESAVGSVVDKYKLIDIIGRGGMGTVYLAERHDDSYKNRVAIKILRRGLDSEDMLSRFRIEQQILAQLNHPNITHILDAGVTENGRPYYVMEYVEGSPITQYCKDHNLSTNERMELFLQICNALTFAHQKLVIHRDLKPANILVTKNGIVKLLDFGIAKILSDDFMGEKSPDITKKHEPIFTITYASPEQIAGKRIGTASDIYTLSIVLFQLLTGDHPYAASGIEPHEIRTELENTAIKSPRSVVRKSEKPEVPIQQLRDEIDDIVLKGLHYEPELRYSSIEEFSRDIQNYLSNRPVSAKKPSKSYRFKKFVQRNRNLVVLGTAASILLIFSFTATLWQANQTRIEAERALAASERVVAVKDFLISMITAGNPWANPEQPLTARDLIDQGAFAAENELNDKPDLAAELFGVIGASYQGMREDALAEEYLTKAMELINQGVDLDPLVEADIKAKYSGSMLRAGRPDEAESVSNRALESIQNLEGRDITLMESELLYMLANAFSLKGNTPKAIETVRQSAELTCNRPEQYTLQCIDYLTALKNLEEWGGNYEAGLEAAERAYDLAREYESSLSNQMKLAVVGTYGNALSYNAQANEAIPLLEQNAELAKNQHGDQSYRYARALYDLSTAYEFSGRTVDALLVAEQVLEIQAVNQMGNPMNSYWLYRAFRMAIDLQQPEYAQKIYDQFFHTLPNQMTTHYVDGFQLENLRLNILQNSDSQSLREEVFRLYDSFKEKKSAHTATAALVAAEQAIQNGNSEAAEQYVSEYESAEISTSKSDVRPAQSLLIKSTISLQREELDQAKVNSQEAIRLLRDIGHEESPYIAQANQLLGEINCRSGDNASARDHLNSSKSYWERVTGIGSGFTTPSGSTENCNM from the coding sequence ATGAGTTTAGATTGGGAAAAAGTTGAATCCATTGTTGATCGGGCAATCAGTCTGCCAATAGAAGAACGAGAAGCATTCATCAAAAAGGAATGTGAAACATCCGCTGAGCTTCTAAACGAGGTAAGGAGTATGCTGGAATCCATTCAACATTCTGAAGGGTGGATGGATGAACCTGACCTTTTAAAGGAACAATTCCTTACAGATATTAAAAATGAAAAAAATGATTTCCTGGATGAATCGGCTGTCGGATCAGTTGTAGATAAGTACAAGCTTATCGATATCATCGGGCGGGGTGGTATGGGAACCGTCTATCTCGCTGAACGGCATGATGATTCATACAAGAACAGGGTCGCTATAAAAATACTTCGCCGGGGTCTCGACAGCGAAGATATGTTGAGTCGGTTCCGAATTGAGCAGCAGATTCTTGCACAGCTCAATCACCCAAACATTACCCACATCCTGGATGCCGGCGTCACCGAAAACGGACGCCCTTACTATGTAATGGAGTATGTTGAAGGCAGCCCAATTACACAATACTGTAAAGACCATAACCTCTCCACAAATGAGCGAATGGAGCTTTTTTTACAAATATGTAATGCATTAACGTTCGCTCACCAAAAATTGGTGATCCACAGGGATCTCAAACCTGCCAATATTCTCGTCACAAAGAATGGGATAGTAAAGCTTCTCGATTTTGGAATTGCCAAAATCTTGTCTGATGATTTTATGGGTGAGAAATCACCCGATATCACAAAAAAGCATGAACCCATTTTCACCATCACCTATGCAAGCCCTGAACAGATTGCCGGAAAACGAATTGGAACTGCTTCTGATATCTACACTCTTTCGATCGTACTCTTTCAACTATTGACCGGTGACCATCCATACGCTGCTTCAGGAATTGAACCTCACGAAATCAGAACCGAGCTTGAAAATACGGCCATCAAAAGCCCTCGTTCGGTTGTTCGAAAAAGTGAGAAACCGGAAGTACCCATTCAGCAACTCAGGGATGAAATTGATGACATCGTTCTGAAGGGTTTGCACTATGAACCGGAGCTTCGCTACAGCTCCATTGAGGAGTTCAGTCGCGACATCCAGAACTACCTGTCGAACCGACCGGTCTCTGCAAAGAAGCCATCCAAATCATATCGTTTCAAAAAGTTTGTTCAGAGAAACCGTAATCTGGTAGTGCTAGGCACGGCGGCTTCCATCCTGTTAATTTTCAGTTTTACCGCAACCTTATGGCAGGCGAATCAAACCCGAATAGAAGCCGAAAGGGCACTTGCAGCCTCGGAGCGTGTGGTTGCTGTAAAAGATTTTTTAATCAGTATGATTACTGCCGGGAACCCCTGGGCAAACCCTGAACAACCTTTAACTGCACGAGATTTGATCGATCAGGGAGCTTTTGCTGCCGAGAATGAGCTTAACGACAAACCGGATCTTGCCGCTGAACTTTTTGGGGTGATTGGAGCCAGTTACCAGGGAATGCGGGAAGATGCCCTTGCAGAAGAGTACTTGACCAAAGCAATGGAATTGATCAACCAGGGAGTAGATCTCGACCCATTGGTGGAAGCGGATATTAAAGCAAAGTACTCCGGGTCCATGCTGCGAGCCGGACGACCGGACGAAGCCGAATCTGTTTCAAATAGGGCACTCGAGTCGATCCAAAATTTGGAAGGCAGAGACATCACGCTTATGGAGAGTGAACTTCTCTATATGCTAGCTAATGCTTTCAGTCTAAAGGGTAACACCCCAAAGGCCATTGAAACAGTCAGGCAATCGGCAGAGCTGACCTGTAACCGCCCGGAACAGTATACACTGCAGTGTATTGACTACCTAACAGCCCTAAAAAACTTAGAGGAATGGGGTGGCAACTACGAAGCGGGACTTGAGGCTGCTGAAAGAGCCTATGATCTTGCCCGTGAGTATGAGTCGTCTTTATCAAATCAGATGAAGCTTGCCGTTGTTGGAACGTATGGCAATGCACTTTCCTACAATGCACAGGCAAATGAAGCAATCCCTCTGCTTGAGCAAAATGCGGAGCTTGCAAAAAACCAGCATGGCGACCAAAGTTATCGATATGCTAGAGCTCTTTATGATCTCTCCACAGCCTATGAATTTTCCGGACGTACAGTTGATGCACTTCTGGTTGCAGAACAAGTTCTGGAGATTCAGGCTGTAAATCAGATGGGAAATCCGATGAACTCCTATTGGCTCTACAGAGCTTTTAGAATGGCTATAGATCTGCAGCAACCGGAATATGCACAAAAAATTTACGACCAATTTTTCCACACTCTGCCGAATCAGATGACCACTCACTACGTTGACGGATTTCAATTGGAAAATCTGAGGCTCAATATACTTCAGAATTCAGATTCGCAGTCGTTGAGGGAAGAAGTATTCCGGCTTTATGACTCCTTTAAGGAGAAGAAATCTGCTCATACGGCTACAGCTGCTCTGGTTGCTGCCGAACAGGCCATTCAAAACGGTAATTCTGAAGCTGCCGAACAGTATGTTTCAGAGTATGAATCGGCGGAGATCTCCACATCAAAAAGTGATGTTCGCCCGGCTCAAAGCCTTTTGATAAAATCAACCATCTCACTACAAAGGGAAGAATTAGATCAG
- a CDS encoding REP-associated tyrosine transposase, producing the protein MGRSRYRVYDSSYPYFITSSLVEGYPIFSNPLAAQVILDALEFIQNKRSTTLYAYVIMENHIHMIVQNDKLPQLIQAFKSWTARAIVDLFSENGHTFQLYKMRKSKNPSHNDSVHQLWQEGYYPKQIFNDEMMIQKIEYIHNNPVKRGFVDHQEDWRYSSMRNYLGMESLIPVTLFELCQQSCPLFVWERSFRR; encoded by the coding sequence ATGGGACGATCAAGATACCGGGTTTACGATTCTTCCTACCCTTATTTTATCACGAGCAGTTTAGTGGAAGGATATCCGATTTTCTCAAATCCACTTGCTGCACAGGTTATTCTGGATGCTCTCGAATTTATTCAAAACAAGAGAAGCACAACTCTTTATGCTTACGTCATCATGGAAAATCATATACATATGATTGTTCAGAATGATAAACTTCCACAGCTAATACAGGCTTTTAAATCCTGGACGGCGAGAGCCATAGTTGATCTCTTTTCTGAAAACGGGCACACCTTCCAGTTATACAAAATGAGAAAATCCAAAAATCCATCTCATAACGATTCAGTACATCAGCTATGGCAGGAGGGATATTATCCCAAGCAAATATTCAATGATGAGATGATGATTCAGAAAATTGAGTATATCCATAATAATCCCGTTAAACGGGGATTTGTAGATCACCAGGAAGATTGGAGATATTCCTCAATGCGTAATTATCTGGGAATGGAGTCATTAATACCGGTTACGCTATTTGAACTTTGCCAGCAGAGCTGTCCGCTTTTCGTCTGGGAGCGGAGCTTCCGACGATGA
- a CDS encoding ABC transporter ATP-binding protein, which produces MPIITTHNLSKVYNPDTVPVHALRDVNLEFEEGEFTTVRGPSGSGKTTLLNMIGGLDKPTEGHVQIENTRITGMKESKLIEFRLKNIGFVFQAYNLIPVFTAYENVTFIMLLQKRSKKEMNERARELLSAMGLENKTDSRPKELSGGEQQRVAVARALASRPKFILADEPTANLDTASAMNLLDIMERMNREENVTFIFSTHDQRVIDRARRVITMVDGAIDKDEKKNPPSKGESERSEKGDDSDES; this is translated from the coding sequence ATGCCAATAATTACCACACATAATCTCTCTAAAGTCTATAATCCGGATACGGTACCGGTGCATGCGCTCCGGGATGTAAACCTAGAGTTTGAAGAAGGAGAGTTCACAACCGTTCGTGGTCCCTCGGGGTCTGGCAAAACCACTCTGCTCAATATGATTGGCGGACTCGACAAACCGACTGAAGGACATGTTCAAATTGAGAATACGCGAATTACCGGAATGAAGGAGAGCAAACTGATCGAGTTCAGGTTGAAAAACATCGGGTTTGTTTTCCAGGCGTACAACCTGATTCCGGTTTTTACAGCCTACGAAAATGTGACCTTCATCATGCTGCTTCAAAAACGAAGCAAAAAAGAGATGAATGAGCGAGCCCGGGAATTGCTCTCTGCAATGGGCCTGGAAAATAAAACCGATTCTCGCCCTAAGGAACTCTCGGGTGGCGAACAGCAACGGGTTGCCGTTGCACGCGCATTGGCATCCCGGCCAAAATTCATCCTCGCTGATGAACCCACCGCAAATTTAGACACGGCCTCCGCCATGAACTTGCTGGATATCATGGAGAGGATGAATCGGGAGGAGAATGTCACATTTATCTTCTCAACTCATGATCAGCGTGTGATAGATCGAGCCAGAAGAGTGATCACCATGGTTGATGGAGCGATAGATAAGGATGAGAAAAAAAATCCCCCTTCGAAGGGGGAAAGCGAGCGGAGCGAGAAGGGGGATGATTCAGATGAAAGCTAA
- a CDS encoding ABC transporter permease: MKMLLSIAWRNIWRHPGRSGVLIGSIVAGMWAGIMVSSWANGLIEQRVNNVINEELTHVQIHHPEFLAEREPGMHIEEHDEIVSFLENHSEIRSFTSRILLDGMIQSSATTSGVRIIGVDKENERETTTFHHNLTEGDYLSSDLRYPVILGEKLINKLNAQMGDRIVLTFQNLENEITSGAFVVSGVFRTGQTLYDEQTVYVNQGDLTELIADQSIFHEIAIMLEDGDDGEQLVSEINDKFSSVTAETWVDLSPEMRYMTEASGSYMFYIMIVILFALAFGILNTMTMAIFERMRELGMLMAIGMNKVRIFTMIMLESVMLTLSGAALGMFLGYLTVNYFNRNGLDLTAVGGDSFEIWGYGALVYPYVTPQEYFYVTLLVIATALLAAVYPALKALKLVPGEVVRD, translated from the coding sequence ATGAAAATGCTCTTATCCATAGCATGGCGTAACATCTGGAGACATCCCGGAAGAAGCGGTGTATTGATTGGATCCATCGTAGCCGGAATGTGGGCCGGTATTATGGTCTCCTCCTGGGCGAACGGATTGATTGAGCAGAGAGTCAATAATGTGATCAATGAAGAGCTGACGCATGTGCAGATTCATCATCCCGAATTTTTGGCTGAACGGGAACCCGGAATGCATATTGAAGAGCATGATGAGATCGTATCATTTTTAGAAAATCACTCAGAAATAAGATCCTTCACCTCTCGCATACTTCTGGACGGGATGATTCAGTCGTCTGCCACAACCTCCGGAGTTCGCATCATTGGAGTGGATAAAGAGAATGAGAGGGAAACCACAACATTTCACCATAATTTAACAGAGGGCGATTATCTGAGCTCTGACCTTCGATATCCGGTCATTCTGGGAGAGAAATTAATTAACAAATTAAATGCTCAAATGGGTGACCGGATTGTTCTGACCTTTCAGAATTTGGAGAACGAGATCACATCCGGGGCATTTGTTGTGAGTGGAGTTTTCAGAACCGGTCAAACCCTTTATGATGAACAGACTGTGTATGTAAATCAGGGTGACTTAACGGAGTTAATCGCCGATCAATCGATATTTCACGAAATAGCCATTATGCTGGAAGATGGCGATGACGGTGAACAATTGGTTTCAGAAATCAACGATAAGTTCAGTTCGGTCACGGCAGAAACGTGGGTGGACTTGTCACCGGAAATGCGATATATGACTGAAGCAAGCGGCAGTTACATGTTTTATATCATGATTGTAATTCTGTTTGCTCTCGCCTTCGGAATTTTGAACACGATGACGATGGCTATTTTTGAGAGGATGCGGGAACTGGGAATGCTGATGGCCATTGGAATGAATAAGGTGAGAATTTTCACCATGATTATGCTGGAGTCGGTCATGTTAACACTCAGTGGGGCTGCACTTGGGATGTTTCTGGGATATCTGACTGTAAACTACTTTAACAGAAACGGCTTGGATCTTACCGCTGTAGGCGGTGATTCGTTTGAAATCTGGGGATACGGTGCGTTGGTCTATCCCTACGTTACACCGCAGGAGTATTTCTATGTAACGCTGCTGGTTATTGCAACAGCCTTGCTGGCCGCCGTCTATCCCGCACTGAAAGCACTCAAACTGGTTCCGGGAGAAGTTGTAAGGGACTAA
- a CDS encoding ABC transporter permease has product MYLKLAWRNLWRNRRRTLITVSSIMFAVVAALLMESIGAGTRSQLLDNMTSFQTGYIQIQDYRYEDEPSPDNAFLYNEELEQKILSSDDDIDFLIPRIETFMLSAGEEITRGAIVMGVNIDKEDRFNQLRERLEIGEFGKAGSNQAVIGRGLGDRLNIAVGDTLVLLGQGRFGMTASGLFEVSGLIQYPLRELDNQIVYLPLEDMQWMLSAEDHITNLVVAPEHTGQVDKLAQSLSQTVSGDDLKVLTWKEMMPELIEALKFDELSGRLMLWILYVVIGFGIFGTVLTMTLERKREFGILLSVGMYRTKLALVVFIETFFISILGVLSGFVFGSIVLLYFYFNPIEFTGDMAELMIDFGFEPIMVFSLSPKVFLLQGAAIFIITTFICLYPTLKIARMNILESKK; this is encoded by the coding sequence ATGTACCTAAAACTTGCGTGGCGGAATTTATGGAGGAATCGACGGCGGACGCTGATCACCGTCAGTTCGATCATGTTTGCCGTTGTTGCTGCTCTGCTAATGGAGTCGATTGGAGCGGGAACACGCAGCCAGTTGCTGGATAACATGACCAGTTTTCAAACCGGATATATCCAAATTCAGGATTACCGTTACGAGGATGAACCCTCGCCCGACAATGCTTTCCTTTACAATGAAGAGCTGGAACAAAAAATCCTCTCTTCAGATGACGACATAGACTTTCTGATTCCCCGAATCGAAACCTTTATGCTGTCTGCCGGTGAGGAGATTACCCGAGGCGCCATAGTGATGGGCGTTAATATCGATAAAGAGGATCGGTTCAATCAACTTCGCGAACGACTGGAGATTGGTGAATTTGGCAAAGCCGGGAGTAATCAGGCTGTTATAGGCCGGGGGTTGGGGGATCGTCTGAATATTGCCGTTGGTGACACCCTGGTGTTGCTGGGGCAAGGGCGTTTCGGTATGACTGCGTCGGGGCTGTTTGAAGTTAGCGGTTTGATCCAATACCCGCTACGGGAGCTGGACAATCAAATCGTTTATCTACCCCTCGAAGACATGCAGTGGATGCTCTCTGCAGAGGATCATATCACAAATCTGGTCGTAGCTCCGGAGCATACCGGCCAGGTAGATAAGCTTGCACAGTCACTTTCTCAAACTGTTTCTGGTGATGATCTGAAAGTACTCACCTGGAAAGAGATGATGCCGGAACTGATTGAAGCACTGAAATTTGATGAGCTCTCCGGCCGGCTGATGCTCTGGATTCTCTACGTTGTCATTGGATTTGGAATTTTTGGCACTGTACTAACGATGACGCTGGAGCGAAAACGGGAGTTTGGCATCCTTCTCTCAGTTGGGATGTACCGAACAAAACTGGCTCTTGTCGTTTTTATTGAAACATTTTTTATCAGCATCCTGGGAGTTCTTTCCGGTTTTGTTTTCGGGTCAATTGTGCTGCTCTACTTCTATTTTAATCCCATTGAATTTACCGGAGACATGGCCGAACTAATGATCGACTTCGGCTTCGAACCGATTATGGTATTCTCACTTTCACCTAAAGTATTCCTGCTTCAGGGTGCAGCCATTTTTATCATCACAACATTTATCTGCCTCTACCCCACACTGAAAATCGCTAGAATGAATATACTTGAATCCAAAAAATGA
- a CDS encoding endonuclease domain-containing protein yields the protein MNSSNYYYNKNLKEFARKLRKQSTKAEIKLWNEVLRSKQMHGFTFLRQRPVDSFIADFMCKKLMLIIEVDGYSHEFEEKWILDQERQQKLEGLGFTILRFTDEEVLKDIQNVERVIEGWILDHPPVPLQRGNVNHKS from the coding sequence ATGAACAGTTCAAACTATTACTACAACAAAAACCTCAAAGAATTTGCCCGAAAGCTTAGAAAGCAATCAACAAAAGCAGAAATTAAACTTTGGAATGAAGTTCTGCGAAGTAAACAAATGCACGGGTTTACTTTTTTAAGGCAACGTCCCGTAGATTCTTTTATCGCAGATTTTATGTGCAAAAAGTTGATGCTGATCATTGAAGTTGACGGATACTCTCATGAATTTGAAGAGAAGTGGATACTAGATCAAGAACGCCAGCAAAAACTTGAAGGGCTAGGATTTACAATTTTAAGATTTACAGATGAAGAAGTTTTAAAAGATATTCAAAATGTAGAACGTGTAATTGAGGGTTGGATATTGGATCATCCCCCTGTCCCCCTTCAAAGGGGGAACGTCAACCACAAATCCTGA
- a CDS encoding outer membrane lipoprotein-sorting protein produces the protein MDLFKKALPILLLPFAVSVSHAQTADEIINRMEDVMRGESSYAEMTMTIERPRYEREMSMKAWALGEDFSLILITDPARDRGTAFLKRENEIWNYVPNIDRTIKMPPSMMSQSWMGSDFTNDDLVRESSTIDDYDHSILREETLDDRETWVLELIPKPESAIVWGKVLIWVDQEHYIMLKEENYNQRDELANTLDFTEIEEMDGRVFPTRMTLTPANKPNQRTIMKYNHLEFDIDVDRSFFTQQNMRRVR, from the coding sequence ATGGATCTTTTTAAAAAAGCGCTTCCAATTCTTCTGCTGCCCTTCGCTGTATCCGTTTCCCACGCTCAAACGGCCGATGAGATCATCAACCGTATGGAAGATGTAATGCGTGGAGAATCGAGCTACGCTGAGATGACGATGACGATTGAACGCCCCCGATATGAGCGGGAAATGAGCATGAAGGCATGGGCACTGGGTGAAGATTTCTCTCTGATTCTGATCACCGATCCGGCCCGCGACCGTGGAACTGCTTTTCTAAAGCGTGAAAATGAAATCTGGAATTACGTACCAAATATCGATCGTACCATCAAAATGCCGCCGTCCATGATGTCTCAATCCTGGATGGGTTCTGATTTTACTAACGATGACCTGGTGCGTGAAAGCTCAACCATTGATGATTATGATCACTCCATCCTGCGGGAAGAGACATTGGATGACAGAGAAACCTGGGTGCTGGAACTGATCCCCAAACCGGAATCGGCCATTGTATGGGGAAAGGTCCTAATATGGGTAGATCAGGAGCACTACATCATGCTGAAAGAGGAGAATTACAATCAGCGGGATGAGCTGGCTAACACGCTTGATTTTACAGAAATCGAAGAGATGGATGGGCGTGTATTTCCAACCAGAATGACGTTGACCCCCGCCAATAAACCCAATCAAAGAACGATTATGAAATATAACCACCTGGAGTTCGATATTGATGTCGATCGATCATTTTTTACACAACAGAATATGAGGAGAGTGAGATGA
- a CDS encoding GbsR/MarR family transcriptional regulator: MDNEKLMYIEECGLLFDKLGLTRMAGRAFGYLVVCDEDHVSFDQIREALKASKGSISGTMKQLVQTGMAEALSLPGDRKTYYRISKVKIGDLIRQRIGQFTELAEILQKGDDLKERDDDTSDWLTEASIFHYWIGDQLDGIIKQWENDKQKIIHQYNENRKEHST, translated from the coding sequence ATGGATAACGAAAAACTGATGTATATCGAAGAGTGCGGACTTCTATTCGACAAGCTTGGACTGACTCGAATGGCCGGTCGTGCTTTCGGTTATCTGGTGGTTTGTGATGAAGACCATGTCTCATTCGACCAGATCAGGGAAGCCCTGAAAGCGAGTAAGGGCAGTATTAGCGGAACCATGAAACAGTTGGTTCAAACAGGAATGGCTGAAGCTCTCAGCTTACCCGGTGATCGAAAAACCTATTACCGGATCAGCAAAGTAAAAATTGGGGATTTGATTCGTCAGCGAATAGGTCAGTTTACAGAACTGGCTGAAATTTTACAGAAAGGAGATGATCTGAAAGAAAGAGATGATGACACCTCAGACTGGCTGACTGAAGCTTCAATATTTCATTACTGGATCGGTGATCAGCTTGATGGGATCATCAAACAGTGGGAAAACGATAAGCAGAAAATTATCCATCAGTACAATGAAAACAGAAAAGAGCATTCAACATAG
- a CDS encoding S9 family peptidase — protein MRLLSYLFVSALMSGLLFTPVQSQDVPENLTFEQIFHEPVLPGIRPSFRSFNATQDSLYFSWNDSSYFDTDLYKMALSGSDPEPVDDDDYTSFTRSPNGRLISYTKDGNIYVANSDWSNERRIIASQENDITPVWSPNSRKLAFVRSGDVWVTDVTRPELIQVTKRASDAPGIFIQDWSGNNRLILRQTDNSDARTIYFPEYVDEFVEPGGSQRGIPSVAFYSADLSTMDIDTLSSGVQRSSAAGSFSGNFSVKDSSDAALKHRKVIVYDHRNESRSVIFEEETDGWLSGTSISFAPRTDRLMIRSEQSGWNHIYIANLATGAVEQLTEGDFEITWANWLDDQTIIYANNEADYGERHIFIHNLRDGSVEQLTSDEAYRYQFRLSDDNTKLVYAKTYFNEPYDLYMIDLENPGEEIQLTQSVPDSFYDYNWQQEEYVRFTGRDGETELSMSVLYPKNFDTNRQYPMVVFAHGAGSLQNVYKGWSNNYWREYMFHQYLLNQGYVVVEVDFRHSTGYGRKFREDVTDWMGKYEVEDIVDGLDWVQEKTNGALDLDNVGIYGGSYGGFMALYAVSDAPDRFHAAAALRKVSNWRNYYYANPWYTLPRLGDPEEVPEHYDRSSPLTYAPDLERPVILLHGLIDDNVGAQDAFQYADELIQNGNTNFEMMIYPSERHGFTSPNSWHDEYLRIFEFFEKHLK, from the coding sequence ATGCGACTACTAAGCTACCTTTTTGTCTCTGCTTTAATGTCAGGTCTACTGTTTACACCGGTTCAATCACAGGATGTACCGGAGAACCTCACTTTTGAGCAGATTTTTCATGAGCCTGTGTTACCGGGAATTCGTCCTTCATTCAGATCTTTCAATGCCACACAGGACTCTCTCTACTTCTCGTGGAATGATTCATCATATTTCGACACAGACTTGTACAAAATGGCTCTTAGCGGCAGTGACCCGGAACCGGTTGATGACGACGATTATACGAGCTTCACAAGATCACCCAACGGTCGCCTCATCTCATACACAAAAGATGGAAATATCTACGTTGCTAACAGTGACTGGAGTAACGAACGCCGGATTATAGCCAGTCAGGAGAATGATATTACGCCGGTTTGGTCGCCCAACAGCCGCAAACTCGCTTTTGTAAGAAGTGGTGATGTCTGGGTAACAGATGTGACCCGACCTGAACTCATCCAGGTAACCAAGCGGGCTTCGGACGCTCCGGGTATTTTTATTCAGGATTGGTCCGGTAATAACAGATTGATTCTGAGACAAACTGACAATTCGGATGCCAGAACCATCTATTTCCCTGAATACGTTGATGAATTCGTAGAACCTGGCGGTTCACAGCGAGGAATTCCATCCGTAGCTTTTTATTCAGCTGATCTCTCTACAATGGATATCGATACCCTCTCCTCCGGAGTACAAAGAAGTTCCGCGGCCGGTAGTTTTTCAGGAAATTTCTCTGTGAAAGATTCCAGTGATGCAGCTTTAAAGCATAGAAAAGTCATTGTATATGATCATCGAAATGAGAGTCGCTCTGTCATTTTTGAAGAGGAAACAGACGGATGGCTTTCGGGTACTTCCATATCATTTGCTCCCCGAACAGATCGGTTGATGATCCGTTCTGAACAGTCAGGATGGAATCATATCTACATCGCAAATCTAGCCACCGGTGCAGTTGAACAGTTGACTGAGGGAGATTTTGAAATCACATGGGCAAACTGGCTGGACGATCAGACCATCATTTATGCAAATAACGAAGCAGATTATGGAGAACGACACATATTCATTCATAATCTTCGTGATGGCTCTGTTGAACAGCTGACTTCCGATGAAGCATACCGATATCAGTTCAGGCTGTCTGATGACAATACCAAGCTGGTTTATGCAAAAACCTACTTTAATGAACCTTATGATCTTTATATGATCGACCTGGAAAATCCGGGAGAGGAAATACAGCTTACCCAATCCGTTCCGGACTCATTTTATGATTACAACTGGCAGCAGGAAGAGTATGTACGATTTACCGGAAGGGATGGTGAAACCGAACTTTCCATGTCTGTCTTATACCCGAAAAACTTTGATACAAACCGTCAATATCCTATGGTTGTCTTTGCACACGGAGCAGGATCCCTCCAAAATGTCTACAAAGGATGGTCTAATAATTACTGGCGCGAATACATGTTTCATCAATATTTGCTTAATCAAGGCTATGTGGTTGTGGAGGTTGATTTCCGCCACAGTACCGGCTACGGACGTAAATTCCGTGAGGATGTAACCGACTGGATGGGTAAATACGAAGTAGAAGATATTGTAGACGGACTCGATTGGGTTCAGGAGAAAACCAACGGAGCTCTCGATCTTGATAACGTTGGAATCTACGGTGGAAGTTATGGCGGTTTCATGGCACTCTATGCCGTTTCTGATGCTCCCGACCGTTTCCACGCTGCAGCAGCACTTCGGAAAGTTTCCAATTGGAGAAATTACTATTACGCGAATCCCTGGTATACCCTGCCAAGACTTGGTGACCCCGAGGAAGTTCCTGAACATTACGATCGTAGTTCACCGCTCACCTACGCGCCGGACCTGGAACGACCTGTTATTTTACTTCACGGTTTGATTGACGATAACGTAGGTGCTCAGGATGCATTCCAATATGCCGATGAGCTGATTCAAAACGGCAATACCAATTTCGAGATGATGATTTATCCATCCGAACGTCACGGATTCACCAGCCCGAACTCCTGGCATGATGAATACCTCCGCATTTTTGAATTCTTCGAGAAGCATTTGAAGTAA